One Pseudorasbora parva isolate DD20220531a chromosome 4, ASM2467924v1, whole genome shotgun sequence genomic region harbors:
- the plrg1 gene encoding pleiotropic regulator 1 gives MTEEVQKHSVHTLVFRSLKRTHDMFVSDHAKPISLDEQSYKMKMAVKMRAEYRPVLHMPVLKEGRDKGSLHASDLYSQPEYPLPDTSPDYLVTGTHPYPSAPGVALTADTQMHKMPSEAGVHSMALALPPSQARQEASRTAASVADIHRHAGGAERSQPPQHALSLMEGGTKSSGLVPRKAPTMPKPQWHPPWKLYRVISGHLGWVRSIAVEPGNQWFVTGSADRTIKIWDLASGRLKLSLTGHISTVRGVAISTRSPYLFSCGEDKQVKCWDLEYNKVIRHYHGHLSAVYDLDLHPTIDVLVTCSRDATARVWDIRTKANVHTLSGHTNTVATVKCQSAEPQVITGSHDTTIRLWDLIAGKTRATLTNHKKSVRALVLHPRQYTFASGSPDNIKQWKFPDGNFIQNLSGHNAIINTLAVNSDGVLVSGADNGTIHMWDWRTGYNFQRIHAAVQPGSLDSESGIFACVFDQSESRLITAEADKTIKVYKEDDTATEESHPVNWKPEILKRKRF, from the exons ATGACTGAG GAAGTGCAGAAGCACTCGGTCCATACGCTAGTGTTTCGCTCTTTGAAAAGGACTCATGATATGTTTGTGTCGGATCACGCCAAACCAATATCGCTGGACGAACAGAG CTACAAGATGAAGATGGCAGTGAAGATGAGAGCTGAGTACAGACCTGTGTTACACATGCCTGTGCTGAAAGAGGGCAGAGACAAAGGATCTCTCCATGCCTCTGACCTGTATAGCCAGCCGGAATACCCATTGCCTG ATACTAGTCCTGATTACTTGGTGACAGGAACCCATCCATACCCATCTGCTCCAG GAGTGGCCCTTACTGCAGACACACAGATGCATAAGATGCCCAGTGAAGCAGGTGTTCATTCCATGGCTTTGGCTCTTCCTCCTTCTCAAGCTAG GCAGGAAGCCAGTCGAACTGCAGCCAGTGTGGCAGATATCCACAGACATGCAGGAGGTGCAGAGAgatctcaacccccacaacacGCACTG TCTCTTATGGAAGGAGGCACAAAGAGTTCTGGACTAGTGCCAAGAAAGGCTCCTACCATGCCCAAACCTCAGTGGCATCCACCATGGAAACTGTACAGA GTCATCAGTGGCCATCTGGGCTGGGTCAGATCTATAGCAGTGGAGCCTGGAAACCAGTGGTTTGTGACTGGATCAGCAGACAGAACAATAAAG ATCTGGGATCTTGCCAGCGGTAGGCTGAAGCTGTCTCTGACGGGTCACATCAGCACTGTGAGAGGCGTGGCCATCAGCACACGCAGCCCTTACCTGTTCTCCTGCGGGGAGGACAAACAGGTTAAATGCTGGGATCTAGAGTATAACAAG GTAATAAGGCACTATCACGGTCATCTGAGTGCAGTCTACGACCTTGACCTCCATCCTACCATTGACGTACTGGTGACCTGCAGTCGAGATGCCACAGCAAGA GTTTGGGACATCAGGACAAAGGCAAATGTTCACACCCTTTCTGGACACACCAACACAGTAGCTACAGTCAAATGTCAAAGTGCCGAGCCACAGGTGATTACAG GAAGTCATGACACCACCATAAGACTCTGGGATCTGATCGCTGGCAAGACAAGAGCCACACTGACTAACCACAAGAAGTCTGTCAGAGCCTTGGTGCTCCACCCCAGGCA GTACACATTTGCTTCTGGCTCTCCAGATAACATTAAGCAGTGGAAATTTCCTGATGGGAACTTTATCCAAAATCTTTCAGGACACAATGCCATTATCAACACACTGGCTGTCAATTCAGATGGTGTTCTGGTGTCAGGAG CTGATAATGGAACTATTCATATGTGGGACTGGAGGACTGGCTACAACTTCCAAAGGATTCATGCAGCGGTGCAGCCCGGTTCTCTGGACAGCGAGTCAGGAATATTTGCATGCGTGTTTGATCAGTCTGAGAGTCGGCTCATAACAGCAGAGGCTGACAAAACCATTAAGGTCTACAAAGAGGACGACACAGCT acTGAAGAATCCCACCCAGTTAATTGGAAACCTGAAATTCTGAAGAGAAAAAGATTTTAG
- the fgg gene encoding fibrinogen gamma chain, with protein sequence MASFMHVVSSILLLSTLTSAQMRGDYSPTQDMCNPNDGFGKYCPTTCGVADYLNRYKPDMDRQLTEMEQDLEEIANLTRGAQDKAVYLRDSEAQAQKQAPDTYIKKSSSMLDDILRFEKSILAQEDQIYQLQSMLQANEKRITDLKQMSLQLDQLCKEPCKDTVEIQTITGKDCQDIANKGGKVSGLYYVKPARAPEAFLVYCEIDSFGRGWTVLQRRRDGSVDFNKNWVQYKEGFGYLSPDDRTEFWLGNEKMHLLSVQSSVPYVLRIEMVDWEGNKKYADYSTFKLGPEVDAYRLTYAYYFGGDAGDAFDGYDFGEDPSDKFYTSHNGMQFSTPDRDNDKFQEHCALQEGSGWWMNRCHAAHLNGKYFQGGKYTEKDTQHGYDNGIIWATWHSRWYSLKETTMKIIPINRITAGGQESGAKQFGGLGDI encoded by the exons ATGGCCTCGTTCATGCATGTGGTTTCTTCCATCCTTTTGCTGTCTACATTAACATCAGCG CAAATGAGAGGGGACTATTCACCGACGCAAGACATGTGTAACCCAAATGATGGGTTT GGGAAATACTGCCCTACCACATGTGGAGTTGCTGATTACCTAAATAGGTACAAGCCTGATATGGACAGACAGCTTACTGAAATGGAACAGGATTTGGAGGAGATCGCCAACCTTACAAGAGGAGCGCAGGACAAAGCAGTCTACCTGAGAGACTCAGAAGCACaagcacaaaaacaagcacCAG atacatacaTCAAAAAATCTTCAAGCATGCTGGATGATATACTGCGATTTGAGAAGAGCATTCTCGCTCAGGAAGATCAAATATA TCAACTGCAGTCAATGCTACAGGCTAATGAGAAACGAATAACTGATTTAAAGCAGATGTCTCTCCAGCTGGACCAGTTGTGCAAAGAGCCCTGCAAAGACACTGTGGAGATTCAGACAATCACAGGCAAAG ATTGTCAGGACATTGCAAATAAAGGTGGTAAGGTCAGTGGGCTCTACTATGTGAAACCAGCCAGGGCTCCTGAGGCGTTCCTGGTCTACTGTGAGATAGACAGTTTTGGACGTGGATGGACTGTACTTCAGAGG AGACGGGATGGCAGCGTTGACTTTAACAAAAACTGGGTACAGTATAAGGAAGGCTTTGGGTACCTCTCACCAGATGACAGAACAGAGTTCTGGCTGGGGAATGAGAAGATGCATCTGCTGTCAGTTCAGTCCAGCGTGCCTTATGTACTGAGGATAGAGATGGTCGATTGGGAAGGCAACAAAAA GTATGCCGACTACTCGACTTTCAAACTTGGACCAGAAGTTGATGCATACCGACTGACTTATGCTTATTACTTTGGCGGAGACGCTGGTGATGCCTTTGATGGGTATGACTTCGGAGAAGATCCCAGTGACAAATTCTACACATCTCACAATGGCATGCAGTTCAGTACACCTGACAGAGACAACGACAAGTTCCAGGAACACTGTGCCTTACAGGAAGGGTCTGGCTGGTGGATGAACCGCTGCCATGCCGCTCATCTCAATGGAAAATACTTTCAGG GTGGCAAGTACACAGAGAAAGACACACAGCACGGATATGACAACGGCATTATCTGGGCCACGTGGCACAGTCGCTGGTATTCTCTCAAGGAGACCACTATGAAGATCATTCCCATTAACAGAATCACTGCTGGAGGGCAGGAAAGTGGTGCCAAGCAATTTGGAGGCCTGGGAGACATTTAA